One segment of Anastrepha obliqua isolate idAnaObli1 chromosome 3, idAnaObli1_1.0, whole genome shotgun sequence DNA contains the following:
- the LOC129242212 gene encoding uncharacterized protein LOC129242212, with the protein MTGSPSKDELLASSQETVEGKAVGHSTPTTINQPTTSAKAVGQKHGNKGPSRYKLYQRSLAILGRIRKNETEGKVHPKDETDKARCQKMVDEYLAFQAANRTDAKKRNRSHDETGKVTKKHKISDQRAVASKPIKRFSEMARDHLQMALVDETSNHGKPALDKWSEIEARLSRIVVDHVMANPKGQTPGFDSVEVVRGYRVIKCDDQFSLHFLTNVIGKIQNSWEGLKLKLIPASEIPRRPRARIWVPNMEFEANQLIPYLQAHNRSMPITDWSIIKAEAPQRHSRSFLLLITEESLEPLEKVGNKLQFGIRKTQLKIFRSANPEEEQDELDGANELTGMQLDDTESEKGNQ; encoded by the coding sequence ATGACGGGGTCACCCTCAAAGGATGAGCTCTTGGCCTCCAGCCAAGAAACAGTTGAgggcaaagctgtgggccacagtaCGCCAACAACTATAAATCAACCAACAACATCCGCTAAAGCCGTGGGGCAAAAGCATGGTAATAAAGGTCCTTCGAGGTATAAActttaccagaggtctctcgctatCCTTGGCAGGATTCGAAAAAACGAGACCGAAGGTAAAGTTCATCCCAAAGATGAGACCGACAAGGCAAGATGTCAAAAGATGGTTGATGAATACTTGGCATTCCAAGCCGCCAACAGGACAGATGCCAAAAAACGAAACCGCTCGCATGACGAAACTGGGAAGGTAACAAAGAAGCACAAGATATCGGATCAGAGAGCAGTTGCCTCCAAACCTATCAAGCGATTTAGTGAGATGGCACGGGACCATCTCCAAATGGCATTGGTAGACGAAACCTCTAACCACGGAAAACCAGCGCTTGACAAATGGTCAGAGATTGAGGCACGGTTGTCTCGCATAGTCGTTGACCATGTCATGGCGAACCCGAAGGGCCAAACACCAGGTTTCGACTCGGTGGAGGTAGTCCGCGGTTACCGTGTTATTAAATGCGATGACCAATTCTCACTGCATTTTCTGACAAACGTGATTGGTAAAATCCAGAACAGCTGGGAAGGCTTGAAACTCAAGCTAATTCCGGCTAGCGAGATTCCACGaaggccgagggctcgcatctgggTACCAAACATGGAGTTTGAAGCCAATCAACTTATCCCCTACCTTCAGGCGCATAATCGGTCGATGCCGATTACCGATTGgtcgatcatcaaagcggaggctccgcaaaggCACAGCAGGTCTTTCCTCCTTCTAATTACAGAAGAGAGTCTGGAACCACTGGAGAAAGTGGGAAACAAACTTCAGTTTGGGATCAGGAAGACccagctgaagatattccgttctGCAAACCCGGAAGAGGAGCAGGATGAGCTCGATGGTGCCAACGAACTGACTGGCATGCAGCTAGATGACACCGAGTCCGAAAAAGGAAACCAATAA